In the Candidatus Electrothrix sp. GW3-4 genome, one interval contains:
- the rpsO gene encoding 30S ribosomal protein S15 — translation MAQSTVKKEEIIKKFATHEGDTGSPEVQIALISDRITYLTDHFKTHAKDHHSRRGLLKLVGQRRSLLQYLKKKDINRYRTLIQELGIRK, via the coding sequence ATGGCACAGAGTACAGTAAAAAAAGAAGAGATTATCAAGAAGTTTGCAACCCACGAAGGGGATACTGGTTCTCCAGAGGTCCAGATCGCCTTGATTTCTGACCGGATTACCTATCTGACCGACCATTTTAAGACCCACGCCAAGGATCATCATTCCCGTCGTGGTCTGTTGAAGCTGGTTGGGCAGCGCCGCAGCCTGCTGCAATATCTGAAGAAGAAAGATATCAACCGGTATCGAACCCTGATTCAGGAATTGGGTATCAGGAAATAA
- a CDS encoding response regulator has translation MYDILVVDDDLFALALLEEQLKDYGDFFTPVYASNGKEAIEILGQVEISLLVTDLIMPGEINGWHLIEYIENFHPNIPIVVITGCKDEEKVTALEGRVREILLKPIRVKQLVKIVTNILNEDIASGNLKGVSVGSFLQLLEMDEKTCLLEVGTSPRNKGLLYIHQGKLYDAEYGDLQEYEAACRLIAMDNVSFKIKALPKLEIRRRIKGELMSIIMDAMKLKDEVKLCELELPPQTNDGEQRHRVFEGDWHQSVRDDDDEEDDPIIMPTAQPPRATEVAEQDRVPPQPSCSAEGCTGNLESILERLRGIKGYKGSGIMDFSGETLASDCLDSNLNLARAGAVFNDVFRSAQETAATSGLHVCNELTLKTRDFVIILCASGDASVVPFHLIAILDKDGNQALTRIQLAKIIPLAAQELN, from the coding sequence ATGTACGATATTCTGGTCGTTGATGATGATCTGTTCGCACTTGCTCTCCTGGAAGAGCAATTGAAGGATTACGGCGATTTTTTTACCCCTGTCTATGCCAGCAACGGCAAAGAGGCCATCGAAATATTAGGTCAGGTGGAAATCTCCCTGCTTGTGACAGACCTCATCATGCCGGGCGAAATCAATGGATGGCATCTTATAGAATATATAGAGAATTTTCACCCAAACATTCCCATTGTAGTCATCACAGGATGTAAAGATGAAGAAAAAGTAACCGCACTGGAAGGTAGGGTACGAGAAATTCTCTTGAAGCCAATCCGGGTGAAGCAGCTGGTGAAGATCGTGACCAATATTCTCAATGAGGATATTGCCAGCGGAAATCTCAAGGGCGTTTCCGTGGGATCATTTTTACAGCTACTGGAAATGGATGAAAAAACCTGTTTACTTGAAGTAGGGACATCACCGAGAAACAAAGGCCTTCTGTACATCCATCAGGGCAAACTCTATGATGCCGAATACGGAGACCTGCAGGAATATGAGGCGGCTTGTCGCCTGATCGCTATGGACAATGTCAGCTTTAAGATCAAAGCATTACCCAAACTGGAAATTCGGCGAAGAATCAAAGGAGAATTGATGTCCATCATTATGGACGCCATGAAACTGAAAGATGAGGTCAAGCTCTGTGAGCTGGAGCTCCCTCCCCAGACCAATGACGGAGAACAGCGTCACAGGGTATTTGAAGGGGACTGGCACCAATCTGTCAGAGATGATGACGATGAAGAGGATGATCCGATCATCATGCCTACTGCTCAACCGCCACGAGCAACTGAGGTCGCGGAACAAGACAGGGTTCCACCACAGCCCTCCTGTTCAGCAGAAGGTTGCACAGGTAACCTGGAATCAATTCTGGAAAGGCTCCGAGGGATAAAAGGATACAAGGGCTCAGGAATTATGGATTTTAGCGGAGAGACTCTTGCCTCGGACTGTCTTGACTCAAATCTTAATCTTGCACGTGCTGGCGCAGTTTTTAATGATGTCTTTCGTTCTGCCCAGGAGACCGCTGCGACCTCAGGGCTCCATGTCTGCAACGAACTAACTCTAAAAACACGGGATTTCGTCATTATCCTCTGCGCTTCTGGAGATGCATCCGTTGTTCCCTTTCACCTCATTGCCATCCTGGACAAAGACGGTAATCAGGCCCTGACCAGGATCCAACTGGCCAAAATAATCCCACTTGCTGCTCAAGAGCTCAATTAA
- the truB gene encoding tRNA pseudouridine(55) synthase TruB, with amino-acid sequence MTEKIPVVTQNGQETGAGVLLIDKPVGQSSFAVVKKVRWLLGVKKVGHAGTLDPFASGLLVICVGRPATRQISAFMNGRKTYHAVLQLGRETETQDPEGKVISVRPVPSLSLGEIRTVTDAFVGPQMQAPPPYSAAKHKGKPLYHYARQGILIEKDAKSIEIFSLQVEEYDPVCEQVQIMVTCSKGTYIRVLAADIGKKLGCGAYLTALRRTQSGGFAVGDAVVNGEDLFSHDYKNDNKDAGAELLLSKMFSVEQALACHSPQENG; translated from the coding sequence ATGACAGAAAAAATACCTGTTGTTACTCAAAACGGGCAGGAGACAGGCGCTGGCGTCCTGCTTATTGATAAGCCTGTGGGGCAGAGTTCCTTTGCTGTGGTCAAGAAGGTGCGCTGGTTGCTGGGGGTGAAAAAGGTCGGACATGCCGGGACGTTGGACCCTTTTGCCAGTGGATTGCTGGTTATCTGTGTTGGCCGCCCAGCGACCCGTCAGATCAGTGCCTTTATGAACGGTCGCAAGACCTATCATGCGGTGTTACAGCTGGGGCGAGAAACCGAAACCCAGGATCCTGAAGGGAAGGTTATATCGGTCAGGCCGGTGCCCTCTCTGTCTCTTGGAGAGATAAGGACGGTAACAGATGCGTTTGTTGGTCCACAAATGCAGGCACCACCGCCCTACTCAGCAGCCAAACATAAGGGTAAACCTCTGTATCATTATGCCCGTCAAGGGATTCTGATTGAGAAGGATGCCAAATCCATAGAGATCTTTTCTTTGCAGGTGGAAGAGTACGATCCTGTCTGCGAGCAAGTACAGATAATGGTTACGTGTAGCAAGGGAACCTATATCAGGGTGCTTGCCGCCGATATAGGGAAGAAGCTCGGCTGCGGTGCCTATCTCACAGCCCTGCGCCGTACTCAGAGCGGCGGCTTTGCTGTTGGTGATGCCGTTGTTAATGGAGAGGACTTGTTCAGCCATGATTACAAGAACGATAATAAGGATGCCGGTGCTGAACTGTTGCTGAGCAAAATGTTCAGCGTTGAGCAGGCCTTGGCATGCCACTCTCCGCAGGAGAACGGGTAA
- the infB gene encoding translation initiation factor IF-2, with protein sequence MSRVRIYELAKEAGLKSKELADKLIAMGYPIKSLSSTVDDDMAADIRRKVLGKATAEVTEKPIGMKKQTAVVRKKKNATVVRRRSKALKDEIAKKAEAKEQDGKDKVRAALKDEVPATADTVSQPLETEAERPAQQQAVEDTMDAAAKGDGKEGKAGTAEVAVQKNNETSIQKKTSPKKEVKRAKGLAKIVGRVELNLEDTEKPAPRRTPRPARGARKGGQAEVDPAVQNPASAASRGKDRKKNKRVVAIESEKESRAKKTSKPARKGRQRVDFSLGGGEYTPYRGRRKKDKRRKSKISSTPVTESKAIKRRIKVFESINVGDLAKRMGIKANEVIAKLMGLGVMATLNQALDLDTATLVAADFGYEVEQGMTEELGVEALQEGEKGGEKLPRFPVVTVMGHVDHGKTSILDAIRRTDVAEGEAGGITQHIGAYHVQAPSGDITFVDTPGHAAFTEMRSRGAKVTDIVVLVVAADDGVMNQTKEAIAHAKAAEVPIVVAINKIDKDNADPSRVIRELGDFGLIPEDWGGDTIFCETSAKKGLGIEALLENVQLQAEVLELTADPNRKAQGTVIEAQLHKGRGSVATVLVQEGTLRTGEYFIAGQYSGKVRSLINDRGEQVDEAGPSLPVEVQGLSGVPQAGDEFLVVTDEKMAKSVSDARQLKVRESELASASKVSLDNLFEKMAEQEMKELRVVLRSDVQGTLQAFGQAAEKLSTDVIRVRVLHEGTGAVTENDIHLASASDAIIIGFNVRPSVKVKELAEQEQVDIRTYDVIYHALEDIEKAMVGMLEPEYEERVIGTAEVRDTFSVPKIGTIAGCFVIDGKIERNAGIRVLRDSVVIYTGVISSLRRFKDDVKEVATGYECGIGVENYNDIKVGDTLEAFLMDEVEATL encoded by the coding sequence ATGAGCAGAGTCCGCATTTACGAACTGGCAAAAGAAGCCGGTCTCAAAAGCAAAGAGCTGGCAGATAAATTGATAGCAATGGGATATCCTATCAAGAGCCTCAGTTCTACGGTTGACGACGATATGGCTGCCGATATTCGCCGTAAAGTGTTGGGCAAGGCAACTGCTGAAGTTACCGAAAAGCCGATAGGGATGAAAAAACAAACAGCTGTGGTACGAAAAAAGAAAAATGCAACAGTGGTTCGACGTCGTTCAAAAGCATTGAAAGATGAGATTGCCAAAAAGGCAGAAGCGAAAGAGCAGGACGGGAAAGACAAGGTGAGAGCAGCATTAAAAGATGAGGTCCCTGCGACAGCAGATACGGTATCGCAGCCGCTTGAAACGGAAGCGGAGCGTCCTGCTCAACAGCAAGCAGTGGAAGATACTATGGACGCTGCTGCCAAGGGCGATGGCAAAGAGGGAAAGGCTGGCACAGCAGAAGTAGCTGTGCAGAAAAACAATGAAACCAGTATCCAGAAAAAGACTTCGCCTAAAAAAGAAGTGAAGCGTGCCAAAGGGCTTGCCAAGATCGTTGGCCGGGTAGAGTTGAATCTTGAAGATACCGAGAAACCAGCACCGCGCCGTACTCCTCGGCCAGCAAGAGGAGCCAGAAAGGGCGGACAGGCCGAAGTGGATCCAGCTGTCCAGAATCCTGCATCGGCTGCCAGCCGGGGCAAGGACCGGAAGAAAAATAAGCGCGTTGTTGCGATAGAGTCGGAAAAGGAAAGTCGGGCCAAGAAAACCAGTAAGCCTGCCCGCAAAGGTCGTCAGCGGGTGGATTTTTCCTTGGGCGGTGGCGAGTATACACCGTACAGAGGACGGAGAAAGAAAGATAAGCGGCGCAAAAGCAAGATTTCTTCTACACCGGTAACAGAGAGTAAGGCCATTAAAAGGCGTATTAAGGTCTTTGAGAGCATCAACGTCGGTGACTTGGCCAAACGCATGGGGATTAAGGCCAATGAGGTTATCGCAAAGTTGATGGGACTCGGCGTTATGGCCACCCTGAATCAGGCCCTTGATCTGGATACAGCGACCTTGGTGGCAGCGGATTTTGGCTATGAAGTTGAGCAGGGGATGACCGAAGAGCTGGGGGTTGAGGCGCTGCAGGAAGGGGAAAAAGGGGGAGAAAAACTTCCTCGTTTTCCAGTGGTCACTGTTATGGGTCATGTTGACCACGGCAAGACCTCTATCCTGGATGCTATTCGGAGAACGGATGTTGCCGAGGGCGAGGCAGGTGGGATTACCCAGCATATTGGTGCCTATCATGTTCAGGCCCCGTCAGGAGATATCACCTTTGTTGACACCCCTGGCCATGCTGCTTTTACGGAAATGCGTTCCCGTGGTGCCAAGGTCACAGATATCGTGGTGCTGGTTGTTGCTGCTGACGACGGGGTCATGAATCAGACCAAGGAGGCCATTGCCCACGCTAAGGCGGCTGAGGTCCCCATTGTAGTAGCAATCAATAAGATTGATAAGGATAATGCTGACCCGTCCCGTGTTATTCGCGAGCTGGGTGACTTTGGCCTGATTCCTGAGGACTGGGGTGGTGATACAATTTTTTGTGAAACCTCAGCAAAAAAAGGACTTGGTATTGAGGCGTTGCTTGAGAATGTTCAGTTGCAGGCTGAGGTTCTTGAATTAACAGCAGATCCAAATCGAAAAGCCCAGGGAACCGTGATTGAGGCCCAACTGCATAAAGGGAGGGGCTCTGTTGCAACGGTGCTGGTACAGGAAGGAACCCTGCGCACTGGCGAATATTTTATTGCAGGGCAATACAGCGGTAAGGTGCGCTCTCTGATTAATGATCGGGGAGAACAGGTTGATGAAGCAGGACCTTCCCTCCCTGTTGAGGTGCAGGGGCTATCCGGTGTACCACAGGCTGGCGACGAGTTTTTAGTGGTCACGGATGAGAAAATGGCGAAATCTGTTTCCGATGCCCGCCAGCTCAAGGTTCGTGAGTCAGAATTGGCGTCTGCCTCCAAGGTCTCTTTGGATAATCTCTTTGAGAAGATGGCTGAGCAGGAGATGAAGGAACTGCGGGTTGTGCTTCGTTCCGATGTTCAGGGAACATTACAGGCTTTTGGCCAGGCAGCAGAAAAATTATCCACTGATGTTATTCGGGTACGGGTGCTTCATGAGGGGACCGGTGCGGTCACGGAAAATGATATCCATCTTGCTTCTGCATCTGATGCAATTATTATCGGATTTAATGTCCGTCCTTCGGTTAAGGTGAAGGAGCTTGCTGAACAGGAGCAGGTTGATATCCGGACTTACGATGTTATCTATCATGCCCTGGAAGATATTGAAAAGGCGATGGTGGGTATGCTTGAGCCGGAGTATGAAGAGCGTGTTATCGGTACTGCTGAGGTCCGGGATACCTTTTCCGTACCCAAGATTGGAACTATTGCTGGTTGCTTTGTTATCGATGGCAAGATTGAGCGCAACGCAGGCATTCGGGTTCTGCGCGACTCCGTTGTCATATACACGGGTGTTATCAGCTCACTCAGGCGCTTCAAAGACGATGTCAAAGAAGTGGCCACGGGCTACGAGTGTGGAATCGGGGTGGAGAATTACAACGATATTAAGGTCGGTGACACCCTTGAGGCCTTTCTCATGGACGAGGTCGAGGCAACACTCTAA
- the pnp gene encoding polyribonucleotide nucleotidyltransferase, whose protein sequence is MYTKKEVEIGGRTLSFETGKMAKQTSGSVVVTCGDTMVLVTVVAEKGIKDVGFLPLTIEYQERMYAAGRIPGNYFRREIGRPSEKEILTCRLIDRPLRPLFPKGYMSETQLIATVFSADQEIDPDILAMNGASAALILSDVPWAGPVASARVAYINDEYVLNPTVSQLEKSAMNLVVAGTESAVVMVEGRTGELSEDVVLEAIFFAHQEIQPIIAMQKALQEEVGKAKREVTPPVVNESLKAKVEELAAVGMEEVVTLAGKIERGARYDQLKDEVLAALDEELYESEGEVFSLLGAYKKSIMRDRIVNKGLRLDGRSFDQVRPIECEVGVLPKAHGSALFTRGETQAMVIGTLGSERDELHVEGLTGDNYRRFMMHYNFPPFCVGEARMMRGPSRRDIGHGTLARRGIETVLPDAADFPYTMRVASEILESNGSSSMATVCGASLALMDAGVPIKAPVSGVAMGLIKEGDKVVVLTDILGDEDHLGDMDFKVVGTAEGISSLQMDIKIDGVDREIMASALAQAKAGRLHILSKMEEAIGIPRKSVADHAPKYVTIKINQDKIRDIIGPGGKVIREMTTEFDSKIDVDDDGTIKIFSKSTESAEALVAHIEGMTAMPEIGKVYNGLVKTIKDFGAFVEILPGTDGMVHISELADRRVNKVTDVLEEGEQVKVKVIDIDGRGRIRLSRKAALEEGEE, encoded by the coding sequence ATGTATACAAAGAAAGAAGTCGAGATCGGTGGACGCACTCTGTCCTTTGAGACCGGCAAGATGGCAAAACAGACCAGTGGTTCCGTTGTGGTGACTTGCGGCGATACCATGGTTCTTGTCACAGTGGTTGCGGAGAAAGGTATAAAAGATGTTGGTTTCCTGCCGTTAACCATTGAATACCAGGAGCGCATGTATGCTGCCGGACGTATTCCGGGCAATTATTTTCGTCGGGAGATCGGTCGTCCTTCGGAAAAGGAAATACTGACCTGCCGACTTATTGATCGTCCTTTGCGTCCGCTTTTTCCCAAAGGGTATATGTCTGAAACCCAGCTGATTGCCACGGTCTTTTCAGCGGATCAGGAGATCGACCCGGATATCCTGGCCATGAACGGTGCCTCTGCGGCCTTGATCCTTTCTGATGTCCCCTGGGCAGGGCCTGTGGCTTCAGCCAGAGTCGCCTACATCAATGATGAATATGTCCTGAATCCCACTGTCAGCCAGCTGGAGAAATCCGCCATGAATTTGGTAGTTGCCGGGACCGAGTCAGCTGTGGTTATGGTGGAAGGTCGTACTGGCGAGCTCAGTGAGGACGTGGTCCTTGAGGCGATCTTTTTCGCACACCAGGAAATTCAGCCGATTATTGCTATGCAGAAGGCCTTGCAGGAAGAGGTAGGAAAGGCGAAACGTGAAGTTACACCTCCTGTAGTCAACGAGTCCCTGAAAGCCAAGGTGGAAGAGCTTGCCGCTGTTGGTATGGAAGAGGTCGTTACTCTTGCTGGTAAGATTGAGCGCGGTGCTCGCTATGACCAGCTGAAGGACGAGGTGCTGGCTGCGCTTGATGAGGAACTGTACGAGAGCGAAGGTGAAGTCTTTAGCCTCCTGGGTGCATACAAGAAAAGTATTATGCGTGACCGGATTGTGAACAAGGGCTTGCGTCTGGACGGACGCAGCTTTGATCAGGTCCGCCCCATAGAATGTGAAGTTGGTGTCTTGCCTAAGGCCCACGGATCTGCGCTGTTCACCCGAGGGGAGACCCAGGCGATGGTCATTGGTACGCTGGGTTCTGAGCGCGATGAACTGCATGTGGAAGGCCTGACTGGCGATAATTACCGCCGCTTTATGATGCATTATAATTTCCCGCCTTTCTGCGTGGGCGAGGCTCGTATGATGCGTGGTCCCAGTCGTCGTGATATTGGACATGGTACCTTGGCCCGGCGTGGTATTGAAACTGTCCTGCCTGATGCAGCAGATTTTCCCTACACCATGCGGGTGGCCTCTGAGATCCTGGAGTCCAACGGTTCTTCTTCTATGGCCACGGTCTGCGGGGCAAGCCTTGCCCTGATGGATGCTGGCGTGCCTATTAAGGCCCCGGTCTCCGGTGTTGCTATGGGCCTGATTAAAGAGGGCGATAAGGTGGTTGTGCTCACCGATATCCTTGGTGATGAGGATCATCTTGGTGATATGGACTTCAAGGTTGTGGGTACGGCTGAGGGGATTTCTTCGCTCCAGATGGATATCAAGATTGACGGGGTTGATCGCGAGATTATGGCCAGTGCCTTGGCTCAGGCCAAAGCAGGCCGTCTCCATATTCTGAGTAAGATGGAAGAGGCCATCGGTATTCCGCGCAAGAGCGTTGCTGATCATGCGCCGAAATATGTCACCATAAAGATCAATCAGGATAAGATTCGTGATATCATCGGCCCGGGTGGTAAAGTGATTCGGGAGATGACCACAGAGTTTGATTCCAAGATTGATGTGGACGATGATGGCACTATTAAGATTTTCTCCAAGAGCACGGAATCAGCTGAGGCCTTGGTTGCCCATATTGAAGGCATGACGGCTATGCCGGAGATCGGCAAGGTCTATAACGGTCTTGTCAAGACCATTAAGGATTTCGGCGCCTTTGTGGAGATTTTGCCAGGTACTGACGGAATGGTTCATATCTCCGAGCTGGCTGACCGGCGCGTCAATAAGGTCACTGATGTTCTTGAAGAAGGCGAGCAGGTCAAGGTTAAGGTGATTGATATTGACGGACGTGGACGTATTCGCTTGAGCCGGAAGGCTGCCCTGGAAGAAGGGGAAGAGTAG
- a CDS encoding bifunctional oligoribonuclease/PAP phosphatase NrnA translates to MRTAAQAIASTSNFVLATHVRPDGDALGSMFGLAHILKMMGKEVCCYLEQPVADVYIFLASPVSIETDFARVSAFASQCSDDIMGIALDCGDLGRLGDNGTELSTIQPFLVIDHHQGNKGFGDLHWVEPHRSSTGEMIYDLAEELGVADELSREAAECLYTAIVTDTGSFRYESTTGHTFAVAGKLIDRGVTPASVCQRLFDNASFASLQLTQAVLASLQTYLDNQVAVVRVTRQMLQETGANYEDAEGLINFPRSVKEVRVAVIMKEGEPGTDQISVSLRAKGDCDVAEVASQFSGGGHRNAAGCRVLGKTMDEVCSMLLPVLEQALEQKKNKQV, encoded by the coding sequence ATGAGAACAGCTGCTCAGGCCATTGCATCTACCAGCAATTTCGTCCTTGCCACCCATGTCAGACCGGACGGCGATGCCCTTGGGTCCATGTTTGGCTTGGCCCATATCCTTAAGATGATGGGCAAGGAGGTGTGTTGCTATCTTGAACAGCCTGTTGCTGATGTGTACATTTTTCTGGCCAGCCCTGTTTCTATTGAAACGGATTTTGCTCGTGTTTCCGCCTTTGCCAGTCAATGCAGTGATGATATTATGGGGATCGCTTTGGACTGCGGTGACCTGGGACGATTAGGAGACAACGGGACTGAGCTGAGCACGATCCAACCCTTTTTGGTTATTGATCATCATCAGGGGAATAAGGGTTTTGGTGATCTGCACTGGGTGGAGCCGCATCGCTCGTCCACTGGCGAGATGATTTACGATCTGGCCGAAGAACTGGGCGTTGCAGATGAACTGTCCAGAGAGGCCGCAGAATGCCTCTACACGGCCATTGTTACCGATACCGGCTCATTTCGTTATGAATCCACCACAGGGCATACCTTTGCCGTTGCTGGAAAATTGATAGATCGGGGAGTGACGCCTGCCTCTGTTTGCCAAAGGCTCTTTGATAATGCTTCCTTTGCCAGTTTGCAGCTGACCCAGGCCGTTCTTGCTAGCCTACAAACCTATCTTGATAATCAGGTCGCGGTGGTCCGGGTGACCCGGCAGATGTTGCAAGAGACCGGAGCAAACTATGAGGATGCTGAGGGCCTGATTAATTTCCCCCGCTCTGTGAAAGAGGTCAGAGTTGCTGTCATTATGAAAGAGGGAGAGCCAGGGACTGATCAGATTTCTGTCAGTCTGCGAGCCAAGGGTGATTGTGATGTTGCTGAGGTGGCTTCCCAGTTTTCCGGGGGTGGGCATCGCAATGCAGCTGGTTGCCGGGTTCTGGGAAAGACCATGGATGAGGTCTGTAGCATGTTGCTTCCGGTCCTTGAGCAGGCTTTAGAGCAAAAAAAGAACAAACAGGTATGA
- the rbfA gene encoding 30S ribosome-binding factor RbfA — protein sequence MEFDFNLPGLGRPKSSRPERVAEAIHQELSILLQQKVRDSRLSGVCISKVQMSPDLKRAKVYYSILEGSSGAAARKGMERAKGFFRSHIAKTMNLRYTPDLVFYLDHQYKEIERLDQLFVQINQERKEKE from the coding sequence ATGGAATTTGATTTTAATCTCCCAGGGCTCGGACGACCAAAAAGCTCGCGCCCTGAACGGGTTGCTGAGGCAATTCATCAGGAGCTCTCTATCCTGCTGCAACAAAAGGTCCGTGATTCCAGGTTAAGCGGGGTCTGTATCTCCAAGGTGCAGATGTCACCTGATTTGAAACGGGCCAAGGTCTATTATTCGATTCTTGAAGGCAGCTCTGGGGCAGCAGCTCGAAAGGGTATGGAACGGGCAAAAGGTTTTTTTCGTTCGCATATCGCCAAGACAATGAACCTGCGCTACACGCCTGATCTCGTTTTTTACCTTGATCATCAGTATAAAGAGATTGAGCGACTTGATCAGCTTTTTGTCCAGATCAATCAGGAACGAAAAGAGAAAGAGTAA
- the nusA gene encoding transcription termination factor NusA, translated as MSGGENLKRILDQICRDKGIDRALMVDAIEEAVRSAVRKKFGGRRDIEVQFNEELGEIEAFQYRTVVDDVWDEDTEIHIDDARELDPDIELEDDLGEKMENIAELGRIAAQSAKQVIIHRLRDAEREVVFDMYRDREGSIVNGIVQRFERGKMVVNLGRTDAVLPREGQIPKRSFKQGDRIRAYLQEVRQDARDFQLVLSRTCNEFLIKLFELEVPEISEQIVKIMGAAREPGFRAKIAVTSTESDVDPVGACVGMKGARVQNVVEELQGERIDIVPWSPDPAKYVYNALAPAEVSMVIVDEEQHSLLVVVPDDQLSLAIGRQGQNVRLASRLLNWRIDVKSEQRYENLSKPEYKTLLAIDGVDEARADKLLGAGIHSAVEFSEADIDTIMRLVGVGEDQAAMLKLQAADIPVPEGGVAEEAERLFSAPIEQEEEVPEDQRGNVITENSMEEEPSPQQNVANEVEDKEAMPGNRVEPEDMKGNVLSQPAPEQEISSSHDTVDGNRLS; from the coding sequence ATGTCGGGTGGAGAAAATTTAAAGCGTATACTTGATCAGATTTGTCGAGATAAAGGCATTGATCGCGCATTAATGGTAGATGCCATCGAGGAAGCTGTACGATCCGCAGTGCGAAAAAAATTCGGCGGTCGACGTGATATAGAGGTCCAGTTTAACGAAGAGCTTGGTGAAATTGAGGCCTTTCAGTATCGTACAGTGGTCGACGATGTTTGGGATGAGGATACTGAAATCCACATCGACGACGCAAGAGAGCTTGATCCAGATATTGAACTTGAGGATGATCTCGGCGAAAAAATGGAGAATATTGCCGAGCTTGGGCGTATTGCGGCGCAGTCTGCCAAACAGGTTATCATTCATCGCCTCAGAGATGCGGAGCGCGAAGTTGTTTTTGATATGTACCGTGACCGGGAAGGCTCCATAGTGAACGGCATTGTGCAGCGATTTGAACGTGGGAAGATGGTTGTCAATCTGGGCCGAACAGATGCCGTGTTACCCCGTGAAGGGCAGATCCCTAAAAGATCCTTTAAACAAGGGGATCGTATTCGTGCTTATCTTCAGGAGGTGCGCCAGGACGCCCGCGATTTTCAATTGGTCCTGAGTCGGACCTGTAATGAATTTTTGATCAAGCTGTTTGAGCTGGAAGTGCCAGAAATTTCTGAGCAGATTGTGAAAATTATGGGTGCGGCCCGCGAACCGGGATTTCGCGCCAAAATTGCCGTCACCTCAACGGAATCTGATGTGGATCCTGTAGGCGCCTGTGTGGGAATGAAAGGTGCAAGGGTACAAAACGTGGTGGAAGAGCTGCAAGGGGAACGTATTGATATTGTGCCCTGGAGCCCAGATCCGGCAAAATACGTCTATAATGCCTTGGCTCCGGCTGAAGTGAGTATGGTGATCGTGGATGAGGAGCAGCATTCTCTGCTGGTTGTTGTCCCGGACGATCAGCTTTCGTTGGCCATAGGGCGGCAGGGGCAGAACGTGCGTCTTGCCTCCCGGCTGCTGAACTGGCGTATTGACGTGAAGAGTGAACAGCGCTATGAAAATCTGAGCAAGCCCGAATATAAAACCCTGTTAGCCATCGATGGAGTTGACGAGGCAAGGGCGGATAAATTGCTTGGGGCGGGCATTCATTCAGCGGTAGAGTTTTCCGAAGCTGATATTGACACGATTATGCGACTTGTTGGCGTTGGCGAAGATCAGGCGGCTATGCTAAAATTGCAGGCTGCGGATATCCCTGTGCCGGAAGGCGGTGTAGCTGAGGAAGCTGAACGCCTTTTTTCTGCCCCAATTGAGCAAGAAGAAGAGGTGCCAGAGGATCAGAGAGGCAATGTCATCACGGAAAACAGCATGGAAGAAGAGCCCTCACCGCAGCAGAATGTCGCGAATGAGGTGGAAGATAAGGAGGCAATGCCTGGAAATAGGGTTGAGCCGGAAGATATGAAGGGGAATGTGCTGTCACAGCCTGCTCCAGAGCAGGAAATATCATCCTCGCACGACACTGTTGATGGTAATAGGCTGTCCTGA